A single genomic interval of Ischnura elegans chromosome 3, ioIscEleg1.1, whole genome shotgun sequence harbors:
- the LOC124155776 gene encoding amyloid beta A4 precursor protein-binding family B member 1-interacting protein-like encodes MMVTSSDTTVAPLDRQRGKHRKFRGTTTVLTSILKIGSSRGRCEKVTLNAASSAITQSGVGGRRPNVGSRRNSKGGNQLSRYPSSSSLSALNVFHPRIPPFPGTYLTSMTTPLSPAPMHSTPSSLTTHITLGPRASPTALHMTSMLVPPAEQTYYMPSHGYLPSVPPPSQLSLSYNMGPPPPPPPVPPSLELYMYMKAYLRDPWSNDGFRLMILLPVGPRDDGTYGILNAGVKPEQVYSLCFYYADSILYYSFPDDDSLYFIPA; translated from the coding sequence ATGATGGTGACATCAAGTGATACCACTGTAGCTCCGTTGGATCGACAGCGGGGTAAGCACCGAAAATTTCGCGGCACTACGACTGTGTTGACATCCATTCTCAAAATTGGTTCCTCTAGAGGAAGATGTGAAAAGGTGACATTGAACGCGGCCTCATCCGCCATCACTCAGTCGGGAGTCGGTGGAAGAAGGCCAAATGTTGGAAGTAGGAGAAACTCAAAGGGTGGCAATCAGCTGAGCAGATATCCATCGTCCTCATCTTTGTCAGCACTCAATGTTTTCCATCCCAGGATACCTCCATTCCCTGGAACTTACCTCACAAGTATGACGACACCATTATCCCCAGCTCCTATGCACTCAACGCCCTCCTCCCTGACTACACACATTACCTTGGGACCCCGTGCTTCACCCACTGCTCTTCACATGACCTCCATGCTTGTGCCACCTGCTGAGCAAACATATTACATGCCTTCCCATGGCTACCTCCCATCTGTTCCTCCACCCAGCCAGCTTTCCCTATCCTATAATATGggccctccacctcctcctccacccgTCCCACCTAGTTTAGAGTTGTACATGTATATGAAGGCTTACCTTAGGGATCCTTGGTCAAATGATGGCTTTAGGCTCATGATCCTGTTACCTGTTGGGCCTAGGGATGATGGTACATATGGAATACTCAATGCTGGAGTTAAGCCAGAACAAGTATACagcctttgtttttattatgctGACAGCATATTATATTATTCTTTCCCGGATGATGACAGCTTATATTTTATCCCAGCATGA
- the LOC124155777 gene encoding uncharacterized protein LOC124155777, whose protein sequence is MKKYVLLALLVCASVQAYEREEQYSSANEDKEEWPQCELGGSYSLPHGSFCDRFFTCQHGQVYIGQCEDGFGYIPFKGCTLLHQVDCTTRPKLQKPKGSGPCPRLNGIYADPRGCGHFYKCDNGTATADNCPQSLVFDDRDKICRQPTDKEVRECTSSNIIPLITQGVSSGGQQGTTITITSGTPQVSTVSQVGIGSQTPQAVAQFRCPEPGLYPYGDHARYPFPGNCRYYIMCLREGGIKVGGCQDGTAYNPLTSNCDLDITQVRNC, encoded by the exons atgaagaaatacgtaTTATTAGCGTTGCTAGTTTGTGCATCGGTGCAGGCATACGAACGTGAGGAGCAGTACTCTTCGGCGAATGAAGACAAAGAAG AATGGCCCCAGTGCGAATTAGGAGGTAGTTACTCCCTTCCGCACGGTTCGTTTTGCGATCGCTTCTTCACTTGCCAGCATGGACAAGTCTACATCGGGCAGTGCGAGGACGGCTTCGGCTACATCCCCTTCAAAGGCTGCACGCTGTTGCATCAAGTGGACTGCACAACCCGGCCTAAACTTC AGAAACCTAAGGGTTCTGGCCCCTGCCCTCGGCTTAATGGAATCTACGCCGATCCTCGGGGATGCGGGCACTTTTACAAGTGCGACAATGGCACGGCTACCGCGGACAACTGTCCACAGTCCCTGGTGTTCGACGACCGTGACAAGATTTGCCGTCAGCCGACGGATAAGGAAGTGCGGGAGTGCACCTCATCTAACATCATCCCTTTGATTACCCAAGGAGTGTCTAGCGGAGGGCAGCAGGGAACAA CAATAACCATCACCAGTGGGACGCCGCAGGTCTCCACCGTCTCCCAGGTGGGGATTGGATCTCAGACGCCTCAAGCGGTGGCACAATTCCGTTGCCCAGAGCCCGGACTCTACCCGTACGGAGATCACGCCCGCTATCCCTTCCCCGGTAACTGCCGCTACTACATCATGTGCCTTCGGGAAGGCGGCATCAAAGTTGGAGGGTGCCAAGACGGCACTGCGTACAACCCTCTGACATCCAACTGCGACCTCGACATTACCCAAGTGCGCAATTGCTAG
- the LOC124155778 gene encoding uncharacterized protein LOC124155778, whose protein sequence is MNSEGYYPQYYRPARRQDHHHRTRNGWVAQKASMPMPQPTYAEPNPWAQDMMTMMVPPQSTPMMPVQALQPGYQTPPMAPVTPQQALCEMSPPPVRPQQHYPGPYVWLLMIPIGYRGDGTYGPLCPFPPFASYPGGPCEEYCTYTDASGSFSPHPDQNFGQ, encoded by the coding sequence CCAGAAGACAGGATCACCACCATCGCACGAGGAACGGTTGGGTGGCGCAGAAGGCCAGCATGCCAATGCCCCAACCGACTTACGCGGAGCCTAACCCTTGGGCTCAGGATATGATGACGATGATGGTGCCACCTCAGAGCACGCCCATGATGCCCGTCCAGGCGCTGCAGCCTGGCTATCAGACGCCGCCCATGGCTCCGGTAACCCCTCAGCAGGCATTGTGCGAGATGTCGCCGCCGCCGGTCCGGCCGCAACAACACTACCCCGGCCCATACGTCTGGCTTCTGATGATACCCATCGGGTATAGGGGCGACGGAACCTACGGCCCCCTCTGCCCCTTTCCCCCATTCGCCTCCTACCCTGGAGGCCCGTGCGAAGAATATTGCACCTACACCGACGCATCCGGTAGCTTCTCGCCCCACCCAGACCAGAATTTCGGTCAGTGA